The following is a genomic window from Anaerolineales bacterium.
TGATGGTGGCCGGCAAGCGCTACTTCACCACCGAGGGCTGGCTGCCCACCATGCGCGACACGCAGTCGCACCGCAACATTGACTACAGCGGCGTCAGTTACGGCGGCGCAGGCCTGCCTGATGATGCGCCCGGCCTGGATGGCAAGGTGGACGGCAAAGTCAAACCCGCCAACGCCAAGAAGAAGTAATCAGGCCAGCCATGCACTTCGTCTCCAGCCTGAGCCAGATCGCCGCCGAAACGCCGGACGGTTATGAAACCGCCAGCCGAGGTTTCACGCGGCAAACCTATGTGGACCGCGCCAAGGGCTCGGTGCACATGGGTGTGGGCATCTGCGCGCTGGATGAGGGTGGGGCGATCGAGCATCATCTTCATTCGTTTGAAGAGAGCTTCTACGTTTTGGAAGGCCAGGTCAGCGTGCAGATCGGCGACCTGGCCTTTGTGCTGCGCCCGGGCGACTACGGGCTGATCCCTACCGGCAGCGCGCACGCCTGGCGCAACGCCGGCGACGCGCCGGCGCGCTGGCTGGAGATGCAGGCCCCGCAGCCACGCTCACTAGACTACGGACGCGATACGTTCTTTGTCCCCGGCGAGTTCCCCGCCAACGCGCAGCCGCTGGATCCGGCCGCGGCGGGCGGGCTGATGCTGGGCCACTTCGACGAGAGCCAGCTGCCCAAACCCGGCGCGCCCTCAGAGATGGAAGGCTTTGACCCCACCACGGGCGTGGCGATCAAGATGTTTGTGGACCGTTCGTCTGGCGCCCTGCACCAGTCCCTGTTTCTGATCCAGTACCAACCTGGCGCCAAGATTGATCCGCACGACCACACCTTTGAAGAGTCCTACTACATCCTCAGCGGGCGCGTGCGCGCCCTGGCCGATGGCCAAGCCCATGAACTGGGGCCGGGCGATGTGATCTGGACTGGCGTGGGTTGCATCCACAGCTTTGAGAACGCCGGGGACGAGCCAGTGACCTGGCTGGAAACGCAGGCCTCCCTGCCGCCGGCCAAAGAGGCTTTCCGCTTTGAGCGCGATTGGGCGGGCAAGTACCCGCAGAGCAGTTAGGAGCAAGATGGCGACAATTGGCTTTATTGGGTTGGGCGTGATGGGCAGCCGCATGGTGCAGCGTTTGCTGGCGGCCGGCCACAGCGTCACCGGCTACAACCGCACCCGTGCCAAGGCGGAGGACTTGATTGCCGCCGGTATGAGCTGGGCGGATACGCCGCGGGCCGCCGCCGAAGCGGCCGACATCGTGCTCAGCATTGTCAGTGATACCAAGGCCCTGCAGCAGATTGCTGAAGGGCCGCAAGGCGTGCTGGCCGGCCTTTCCGCCGGCAAGATCTATGTGGACATGAGCACGGTCAGCCCGGCGGCCATCCGCGAGCTGGCGGCCAAGGCGGCCGGGCTGGGCGCGGCCATGCTGGACTCGCCCGTTTCGGGGAGCGTGGCCACGCTGGAGCAAGGTCAGTTGACCATGATGGTGGCCGGCGACCCTCAGGCTTTCAAGCAGGTCGAACCGGTCTTGCTCGACATTGGCATGAAAGCCACGCATGTGGGCGAGAGCGGCCAGGCGGTTTCGATGAAGATCGCCGTCAACCTGAACATTGCGGCCCAGGTGCTGGCTTTGAGCGAGTCCGTCTTGCTGGCTGAGAAGGCCGGCATCCCGCGCCAGACCGCGTTGGATGTGCTGACCAACAGTGTGGTCGCCTCGCCGCTGATCAAGTACAAGTCGCCCTTCCTGATCGAAATGCCGGACCAGGCCTGGTTCACGGCCG
Proteins encoded in this region:
- a CDS encoding cupin domain-containing protein translates to MHFVSSLSQIAAETPDGYETASRGFTRQTYVDRAKGSVHMGVGICALDEGGAIEHHLHSFEESFYVLEGQVSVQIGDLAFVLRPGDYGLIPTGSAHAWRNAGDAPARWLEMQAPQPRSLDYGRDTFFVPGEFPANAQPLDPAAAGGLMLGHFDESQLPKPGAPSEMEGFDPTTGVAIKMFVDRSSGALHQSLFLIQYQPGAKIDPHDHTFEESYYILSGRVRALADGQAHELGPGDVIWTGVGCIHSFENAGDEPVTWLETQASLPPAKEAFRFERDWAGKYPQSS
- a CDS encoding NAD(P)-dependent oxidoreductase — protein: MATIGFIGLGVMGSRMVQRLLAAGHSVTGYNRTRAKAEDLIAAGMSWADTPRAAAEAADIVLSIVSDTKALQQIAEGPQGVLAGLSAGKIYVDMSTVSPAAIRELAAKAAGLGAAMLDSPVSGSVATLEQGQLTMMVAGDPQAFKQVEPVLLDIGMKATHVGESGQAVSMKIAVNLNIAAQVLALSESVLLAEKAGIPRQTALDVLTNSVVASPLIKYKSPFLIEMPDQAWFTADMMHKDIGLALDLAEEVGANLPVTQTSQAYFKRVQELGLGGKDFAVVIEAL